A stretch of Bacteroidota bacterium DNA encodes these proteins:
- a CDS encoding peptidoglycan DD-metalloendopeptidase family protein produces MLRLDAVKYAVKRLPMIILLAALICPAVNGGEQDIKKKERALEKLRKEIDDYEQRIQASEKREKVTLERLDNYEKQSNLVRTLLSELLDEEEQIQASIALASDNISFLEKQLSFLKLHYAKYITAVYKFGRVYDLETLLSSNSINQLYIRIEYLKRFSEQRKRDLEKIQEKRTVLETEKADLQEKLDEQQEIIANKEKEEQFLQNKRHKRAQALKEIRKDKAAMKKELVRKTQAAQELEGLIADLVEKERIRKEHEETLARERAAERQRMKEKAVEETPAETGTPFLSLKGKLPWPVSAGAVVAHFGNHIHPVMKTVTQNTGIDISIESGSPVKSVADGEVAMIHWLPSYGNLVILKHAGGFHTVYAHLSDIAVTEGEQVSHGTVIAHSGDSVSGSILHFEVWKEKEKQNPEAWLAKRRR; encoded by the coding sequence ATGCTGCGCCTTGATGCCGTAAAATATGCCGTTAAACGTCTGCCGATGATCATTCTCCTGGCCGCGTTGATCTGCCCCGCTGTGAACGGCGGCGAGCAGGACATTAAAAAGAAAGAGCGGGCGCTGGAGAAGCTCCGGAAAGAAATCGACGACTACGAACAGCGCATCCAGGCAAGCGAGAAAAGAGAGAAGGTCACCCTCGAACGGCTCGATAATTACGAGAAACAGAGCAACCTCGTTCGCACGCTTCTCTCGGAGCTTCTTGACGAGGAAGAACAGATCCAGGCGTCGATCGCTCTTGCATCGGACAACATCAGTTTCCTTGAAAAGCAGCTCTCCTTTCTGAAACTCCACTACGCCAAGTACATTACGGCGGTCTATAAATTTGGACGGGTCTACGACCTCGAAACGCTCCTCTCCTCGAATTCCATCAACCAGCTCTACATCCGCATCGAGTACCTGAAGCGATTTTCCGAGCAGCGCAAAAGGGATCTGGAAAAGATCCAAGAGAAACGGACGGTCCTGGAAACCGAGAAGGCCGACCTGCAGGAAAAGCTCGACGAGCAGCAGGAGATCATCGCGAACAAAGAGAAGGAAGAGCAGTTTTTGCAGAACAAAAGGCATAAACGGGCGCAGGCGCTGAAAGAGATCCGGAAAGACAAAGCGGCGATGAAGAAAGAGCTGGTGAGAAAAACGCAGGCGGCCCAGGAACTGGAAGGTCTGATCGCCGACCTTGTGGAAAAGGAGCGCATCCGGAAGGAGCACGAAGAAACCCTTGCCCGCGAGCGGGCGGCCGAACGGCAACGGATGAAGGAGAAAGCCGTTGAAGAAACGCCGGCTGAAACGGGGACGCCGTTCTTGTCGTTGAAAGGAAAATTGCCGTGGCCCGTTTCCGCGGGAGCTGTCGTTGCCCACTTTGGCAACCATATTCATCCGGTGATGAAAACCGTCACGCAGAACACCGGCATCGATATCTCGATCGAAAGCGGGTCGCCGGTGAAATCGGTCGCCGACGGAGAGGTTGCAATGATTCACTGGCTGCCGTCGTACGGCAATCTGGTGATCCTTAAGCACGCCGGCGGATTCCATACGGTCTATGCGCATCTCTCCGACATTGCGGTGACGGAAGGGGAGCAGGTGTCGCACGGCACCGTCATCGCGCACAGCGGCGATTCCGTTTCAGGAAGCATCCTTCATTTTGAAGTGTGGAAGGAAAAGGAAAAGCAGAATCCGGAAGCGTGGCTGGCGAAGAGACGAAGATAG
- the murI gene encoding glutamate racemase yields the protein MNTSKPIGVFDSGIGGLTVVRALLRRLPQENIVYFGDTARVPYGPKSPQVVREYAEEDTDFLLSKNVKMIVVACNTVSAVALDVVQKRAKIPVVGVIIPGAKSAAAASKNKRVGIIGTIGTISSNAYANAIRQIDASVSVFSRPCPLFVPLVEEGWIGHKATEMIAKEYLFPFTQEKIDTLVLGCTHYPLLKEVISSALKGSAMLIDSGDAAAVEVEQALEEQRLKNASKEKPNLQFFVSDIPAKFTEIGERFLGAKMGVVKKVGVGRA from the coding sequence ATGAACACGAGCAAACCTATCGGCGTTTTCGATTCCGGCATCGGAGGGCTGACGGTCGTCCGGGCCCTCCTCCGGCGGCTTCCCCAGGAGAACATCGTGTACTTCGGCGACACCGCGCGCGTTCCGTACGGCCCGAAATCGCCGCAGGTCGTCCGCGAGTACGCGGAAGAGGACACGGATTTTCTTCTTTCAAAGAACGTGAAGATGATCGTCGTCGCCTGCAACACCGTCTCGGCGGTCGCGCTCGATGTCGTGCAGAAGCGGGCGAAGATCCCGGTCGTCGGCGTCATTATACCCGGGGCAAAATCGGCGGCGGCGGCATCCAAGAATAAAAGAGTCGGCATCATCGGAACCATCGGCACAATTTCCAGCAACGCGTACGCAAATGCGATCCGGCAGATCGATGCCTCCGTTTCCGTCTTCAGCCGGCCGTGCCCGCTCTTCGTGCCGCTTGTCGAGGAGGGATGGATCGGGCACAAGGCCACGGAGATGATCGCCAAGGAATATCTTTTCCCCTTCACGCAGGAAAAAATCGATACGCTCGTGCTCGGATGCACGCATTACCCGCTGCTGAAAGAAGTGATCTCGAGTGCTTTGAAAGGGAGTGCGATGCTGATCGATTCGGGCGACGCGGCCGCCGTTGAAGTGGAGCAAGCGCTGGAGGAACAACGCCTGAAGAATGCCAGCAAGGAAAAGCCGAACCTTCAATTCTTTGTAAGCGACATTCCCGCCAAATTCACCGAAATCGGGGAGCGGTTCCTCGGAGCGAAGATGGGAGTTGTGAAGAAGGTGGGAGTAGGAAGAGCATAA
- a CDS encoding tetratricopeptide repeat protein, with protein sequence MNTKIYGAAVLLMMVVAAGCSSQKETQVAKKLTEAEEQARSDQKSLALQHFIDGSLLESKNQYAEAIIEFQDALRYDNDPAIYYAMAKDYSALNKPALAAEMALQAVNLDSANITYRETLADIYVKALQVDSAIAEYKLILKIDSTHVQSMFNLAQLLAPKYPLQALDMYDKIIQRNGPEWEVLFKVAELNSLLHRYDKAAAAFEQMAKLDPSNVSLKQNLGEMYIRSGQFDKALALYSDLLELDPRNIELRGAVAEIYLQQSKWDSARTQFETILKSDSISADTRFRIAVAYLEQSQKDSTLLTDAKEQFEEFLKKYPDDWRPMFYLGRMAILEKNDSAAYGYFDKVTKVANWNAEAWWYLGSILFDKKDFNQAVSILEKAQKIVPNDGGINFLLGYGYTRVDRNEDAVAPLQRAIEINPKDINALSSLASTYDALKRYPEADKTFEAALKVDSANAMVLNNYAYSLSERGEQLDRAYAMSKESLAKDSANGSYLDTFGWIYFKLGNYVEAEKYVKQAIDAGETSSVVYEHLGDIYAKLSQTDKAKEYWAKALEQDSKNMQLKEKLARGSL encoded by the coding sequence ATGAACACAAAGATTTACGGCGCTGCAGTGTTGCTGATGATGGTTGTCGCAGCAGGGTGTTCTTCGCAAAAGGAAACCCAGGTAGCGAAGAAGCTGACCGAGGCCGAAGAGCAGGCACGCAGTGATCAGAAATCTCTCGCGTTGCAGCATTTCATTGACGGCTCGCTGCTTGAGAGCAAGAATCAATACGCCGAAGCGATCATCGAATTTCAGGATGCGCTCCGCTACGACAACGACCCGGCGATCTACTACGCGATGGCAAAGGATTACTCCGCTTTGAATAAACCTGCCCTCGCGGCCGAGATGGCGTTGCAGGCGGTGAACCTTGATTCGGCCAACATCACCTACCGCGAAACGCTGGCAGACATTTACGTAAAGGCCCTCCAGGTCGACTCCGCGATCGCAGAGTACAAGCTGATCCTGAAGATCGATTCTACCCATGTCCAGAGCATGTTCAATCTCGCGCAGCTGCTGGCGCCGAAATATCCTCTGCAAGCGCTCGACATGTACGACAAGATCATCCAGCGCAACGGCCCGGAGTGGGAAGTCCTCTTCAAAGTTGCCGAGCTGAATTCGCTCCTTCATCGTTACGACAAAGCCGCCGCCGCCTTCGAGCAGATGGCGAAACTCGACCCGAGCAATGTCTCGCTCAAACAAAACCTCGGCGAGATGTACATCCGCTCCGGCCAATTCGACAAAGCGCTTGCGTTGTACAGCGATCTCCTGGAATTGGACCCCCGCAACATTGAACTGCGGGGAGCCGTCGCGGAAATCTATTTGCAGCAGAGTAAATGGGACAGCGCTCGCACGCAATTTGAAACGATCCTGAAGAGCGATTCGATCTCAGCCGATACCCGCTTCAGGATCGCCGTTGCGTATCTCGAACAAAGCCAAAAGGATTCCACGCTTCTTACCGACGCGAAAGAACAATTCGAGGAGTTTCTTAAGAAATATCCGGACGATTGGCGCCCGATGTTTTACCTCGGCCGGATGGCCATTCTTGAAAAAAATGACAGCGCCGCATACGGGTATTTCGACAAGGTCACCAAAGTTGCCAACTGGAATGCGGAAGCCTGGTGGTACCTCGGATCGATCCTGTTCGACAAGAAGGATTTTAATCAGGCGGTGAGCATCCTTGAAAAAGCGCAGAAGATCGTGCCCAACGACGGCGGAATAAATTTTCTGCTCGGATACGGGTACACGCGCGTTGACCGGAACGAGGATGCGGTTGCACCGCTGCAGCGCGCCATCGAGATCAACCCGAAGGACATCAACGCGCTTTCGTCGCTGGCGTCGACGTACGATGCCCTGAAACGGTATCCCGAAGCGGACAAGACCTTCGAAGCGGCCCTGAAAGTCGATTCAGCCAATGCGATGGTGCTCAACAATTACGCGTACAGCCTGTCGGAACGGGGAGAGCAGCTCGACCGCGCCTACGCGATGTCGAAGGAATCGCTCGCGAAGGATTCTGCGAACGGTTCGTATCTCGACACGTTCGGCTGGATCTATTTCAAGCTCGGCAACTATGTCGAGGCAGAAAAGTATGTGAAGCAGGCGATCGACGCTGGGGAGACAAGTTCCGTTGTCTACGAACATCTCGGCGATATCTATGCGAAACTGAGCCAGACCGACAAGGCGAAAGAATACTGGGCGAAGGCGCTGGAGCAGGATTCGAAGAACATGCAGCTCAAGGAAAAATTGGCGCGCGGCTCGTTATGA
- the glnD gene encoding [protein-PII] uridylyltransferase: protein MTIKDRYTSESAEIFQLHRSGADGFAVSARLTSLVDTTLAEIWKLNPAAGEFAVVALGGYGRSELCPHSDFDLMILAENEKSKLSGTEPIQQFLRALWDAGFNVGHSVRTVEDCVNLYETDVDSWASILESRYVCGSRRVLDHYADAVFRQIHKKFDLVFVKAIVVGMDERHEKYGNSVKLLEPNLKNSAGGLRDLHNLLWVYRSTDSEYFTESPFLNGESSCKLMIDTLYRKSVISREERDAVIDALNFLLRTRHETHYFAKTIHDSLDFSIQREIAKGLGFGEDPELKYVEKFMREYFLHARSIFRLNQRLINHFRKSVEPSPWRKQKEQSLDAHFIARGDELLQRNTAVEISTPAEILKAFYWCGRHSLVLGHSLQGRIASIGRSSYVFNAQNIASDEAAKIFLDILRLPANVASTLMLMNDFDVLGKYIPEWGELVAFFQHSVYHYYTADAHTLIAIEHAERLADGKGVLAAAYKRLEKKEILYLGLLFHDIEKPHGIEDHEIRGVEIARRILERLHYDDADGDIAFLIRNHLLMEQIAFRRNISDPKTVAEFAEMFHKPEQLDLLFLVTYCDLSAVNKNVWTSWKEMLLQELYLQTRGVLERKLPFKEAVSFQQEQHGKLVRSVVQKVSERFPREEVERHVLSIHNEAYVKLFSPDDIADHLAGIRGLETVSPIVRHEDSHSAVTAITRDAPFLLSSLCGVLSANDANIFDAQIFTRDDGIVIDQFRVVNVATKGRLLDDQAEKIKQDFDDVLRGKVTLEHLFERHHRRWKRRPKPLFHPNIRIDVTFEDAQDFTIIDVYAPDTVGFLYKVTWTFSQLGLNIHFAKIATRIDGIVDSFYVLDGDNARILNGERKKQIKERLLHRIYQLINMQLSSQ, encoded by the coding sequence GTGACAATCAAAGATCGCTACACTTCAGAATCTGCCGAAATTTTTCAACTGCACCGCAGCGGCGCGGACGGCTTTGCCGTCAGCGCGCGGCTGACGTCTCTGGTGGATACCACCCTTGCGGAGATCTGGAAGCTGAACCCGGCCGCCGGTGAGTTCGCCGTCGTTGCGCTTGGAGGATACGGCCGCTCCGAGCTTTGTCCCCATTCGGACTTCGACCTGATGATCCTTGCCGAGAACGAGAAGTCAAAACTCTCCGGCACCGAGCCGATCCAGCAATTTCTTCGCGCGCTCTGGGATGCCGGGTTCAACGTCGGGCATAGCGTGCGGACGGTCGAAGACTGCGTGAATCTGTATGAGACCGATGTCGACTCGTGGGCTTCGATTCTTGAGAGCAGATACGTCTGCGGAAGCCGGCGCGTACTCGATCATTATGCCGATGCTGTTTTCCGCCAGATCCACAAGAAATTCGACCTTGTGTTTGTGAAGGCGATCGTCGTCGGCATGGACGAGCGCCACGAAAAGTACGGCAACTCGGTAAAGCTGCTCGAACCGAACCTGAAGAACAGCGCCGGAGGGTTGCGCGACCTTCACAATCTCCTCTGGGTGTACCGTTCAACGGACAGTGAATATTTCACCGAATCCCCCTTCCTGAACGGCGAGTCCTCATGCAAGCTGATGATCGACACGCTGTACCGGAAGAGCGTCATCTCCCGCGAAGAGCGGGATGCGGTGATTGACGCCCTGAACTTTTTGCTCCGCACGCGGCACGAGACCCACTACTTTGCGAAAACGATCCACGACTCGCTCGATTTTTCCATTCAGCGGGAGATCGCCAAAGGACTCGGGTTCGGCGAGGACCCGGAGCTGAAGTATGTGGAGAAATTTATGCGCGAGTATTTCCTTCACGCGCGAAGCATCTTCCGCCTGAACCAGCGCCTGATCAATCATTTCAGAAAAAGCGTCGAACCGTCCCCATGGCGCAAGCAAAAGGAACAGTCCCTGGACGCGCATTTTATCGCGCGCGGCGATGAATTGCTGCAGCGGAATACCGCCGTCGAAATTTCAACGCCGGCGGAGATCCTCAAGGCGTTCTACTGGTGCGGCAGGCATTCGCTGGTGCTGGGGCATTCTCTGCAGGGAAGGATCGCGTCCATCGGACGGTCGTCGTATGTCTTCAACGCGCAGAATATCGCATCGGACGAGGCGGCAAAAATATTTCTCGACATTCTCCGCCTGCCGGCCAACGTTGCGTCGACATTGATGCTGATGAACGACTTCGACGTTCTCGGCAAATACATTCCCGAATGGGGAGAACTCGTCGCGTTCTTTCAGCACAGCGTCTACCACTATTATACTGCCGATGCGCACACGCTGATCGCGATCGAGCACGCGGAGCGGCTTGCGGACGGGAAAGGGGTTCTCGCCGCGGCATACAAGAGACTGGAGAAGAAGGAAATTCTCTACCTTGGGCTTCTCTTCCATGACATCGAGAAGCCGCACGGCATCGAGGATCACGAGATTCGCGGAGTGGAGATCGCCCGCCGGATCCTTGAGCGGCTGCACTACGACGATGCGGACGGCGACATCGCGTTTCTGATCCGCAACCATCTGCTGATGGAGCAGATAGCGTTCCGCCGGAACATCAGCGACCCGAAGACCGTCGCGGAATTTGCCGAGATGTTTCACAAACCCGAACAGCTCGACCTTCTCTTCCTTGTGACGTACTGCGATCTCTCCGCCGTGAACAAGAATGTCTGGACGTCGTGGAAAGAGATGCTCCTGCAGGAGCTCTACCTTCAGACGCGCGGAGTGCTGGAGCGGAAACTTCCGTTCAAAGAAGCGGTCTCGTTCCAGCAGGAACAGCACGGAAAATTGGTCCGTTCGGTCGTTCAAAAGGTTTCCGAGCGGTTTCCCCGGGAAGAGGTCGAGCGGCACGTCCTGTCGATTCACAACGAGGCGTACGTCAAGCTTTTTTCCCCGGACGATATCGCCGACCATCTTGCCGGCATCCGCGGATTGGAGACCGTTTCGCCGATCGTTCGTCACGAGGACTCGCACAGCGCGGTCACGGCGATCACCCGCGACGCGCCGTTTCTTCTTTCCAGTCTGTGCGGCGTCCTGTCGGCGAACGATGCGAATATTTTCGACGCGCAGATTTTTACCCGCGACGACGGCATCGTGATCGACCAGTTCCGCGTCGTCAACGTCGCGACGAAGGGGCGGCTGCTCGACGACCAGGCGGAGAAGATCAAGCAGGATTTCGACGACGTGCTCCGCGGCAAGGTCACGCTCGAGCACCTTTTTGAGCGGCACCACCGGCGCTGGAAACGGAGGCCCAAGCCCCTCTTCCATCCGAATATCCGTATCGACGTGACGTTCGAGGACGCGCAGGATTTCACGATCATCGACGTCTATGCGCCGGACACGGTCGGGTTTTTGTACAAAGTGACATGGACCTTCTCGCAGCTGGGGCTGAACATTCATTTTGCGAAGATCGCGACGCGCATCGACGGCATCGTCGATTCATTCTACGTGCTCGACGGAGACAATGCCCGAATTCTCAACGGCGAACGAAAGAAGCAAATCAAGGAACGGCTGTTGCACAGAATTTATCAGCTCATCAACATGCAGCTTTCATCCCAATAA
- a CDS encoding GNAT family protein yields the protein MKIQPVTLDGERVRLEPLSHAHLSQLCEIGLDDDLWRLTTTIIRSPDDMRKYIDAALKDLSDGKALPFAIIEKNSNKAVGSTRFGNIETVHRRVEIGWTWIARQWQRTFINTETKYLLLSHAFETLGCMRVEFKTDSTNNRSRAALKRIGAQEEGIFRNHMIVPGGRIRHSVYFSIIDSEWGEVKKELEKKLAAV from the coding sequence GTGAAAATTCAACCGGTAACATTGGACGGGGAACGGGTTCGGCTGGAGCCGTTGTCCCACGCTCACCTCTCACAGCTCTGTGAAATCGGGCTGGACGATGATCTGTGGAGGCTGACAACCACGATCATCCGCTCTCCCGACGACATGAGAAAGTACATCGACGCCGCGCTCAAAGATCTTTCGGACGGAAAAGCGTTGCCGTTCGCCATCATCGAAAAAAATTCCAACAAGGCCGTCGGCAGCACGCGGTTCGGCAACATCGAAACAGTCCACCGGCGGGTTGAGATCGGATGGACGTGGATCGCGCGGCAATGGCAGCGGACATTCATCAACACTGAGACAAAATATCTTCTCCTCTCGCATGCCTTTGAAACGCTCGGGTGTATGCGCGTTGAATTCAAGACGGATTCGACCAACAACCGCTCACGCGCCGCGTTGAAACGCATCGGCGCGCAAGAAGAAGGCATCTTCCGCAACCATATGATCGTCCCCGGGGGACGGATCCGCCATTCGGTCTATTTCAGCATCATCGATTCAGAGTGGGGGGAGGTCAAAAAGGAACTGGAGAAAAAGCTGGCGGCGGTTTGA
- a CDS encoding DUF4292 domain-containing protein encodes MKKALVVWSLIALSGCAPTRELRRTPANESAQQVIDAVNSRRSAITTLEAKGSISVESPSFINSGSFELRLKRPDSVLVDVEGPFGIHVASALFAKGHYKFYNSFKNEVMEGEVDKGHLPEFMNIRIDPKDVVDMFCGTRAFLPEETSPDSFTVADDSYILFFRQKDGATRYTIDDQSLCITGIEHVDSAGDVWSEEHFDYDRRDDGTMVLQSIRLVEDKMQSSISLFYDKLHLNAPVGPLTIQVPDDARRVTKE; translated from the coding sequence ATGAAAAAAGCGCTGGTTGTCTGGTCGCTGATCGCACTCTCGGGCTGTGCACCGACCAGAGAGCTTCGCAGGACGCCGGCGAATGAGTCGGCGCAGCAGGTCATCGACGCCGTCAACTCCCGCCGGTCCGCCATCACCACACTCGAAGCGAAAGGGTCCATTTCGGTCGAGTCCCCGTCATTCATCAATTCAGGTTCTTTCGAGCTCCGGTTGAAACGGCCGGACTCCGTTCTCGTCGATGTCGAAGGGCCGTTCGGCATCCACGTCGCATCCGCTTTGTTTGCCAAAGGGCATTACAAATTCTACAACAGTTTCAAGAACGAGGTGATGGAAGGGGAAGTGGACAAAGGGCATTTGCCCGAGTTCATGAACATCCGCATCGACCCGAAGGATGTGGTTGATATGTTCTGCGGCACGCGGGCGTTCCTGCCGGAAGAAACGTCGCCCGACAGTTTCACCGTGGCCGACGATTCGTATATTCTCTTCTTCCGGCAGAAAGACGGGGCGACGCGCTACACGATCGACGATCAGTCGCTGTGCATCACCGGCATCGAGCATGTTGATTCTGCAGGCGACGTCTGGAGCGAAGAGCATTTTGACTACGACAGGCGCGACGACGGGACCATGGTGCTGCAATCCATCAGGCTGGTCGAAGATAAAATGCAGTCTTCAATCTCGCTCTTTTACGACAAGCTCCACCTTAATGCCCCTGTCGGCCCCTTGACCATTCAAGTTCCGGACGATGCCCGCCGTGTGACAAAGGAATAA